GGAACGTTACGTTTAGTGGAAAAACCAATGCTACTTTTAAGTAATGATGTATTCATTATAAAATTTGAAACCGGACGAAATGCCATTGCCAGTTTGTTGAGGCGTGGCAGGTAGGCAATTAGTTTTGAGCGCAATGGAATGCCGTGTATGTCGTAATAATTCTGCAGGAATTCGGCTTTAAGTTTAGCCATATCAACGTTGCTTGGGCATTCGCTTTTACATGCTTTGCATGCTATGCACAGGCTCAGAATATCATAGATTTCTTTCTGATCGAAAAGCTTTTCTTTTTCGTTGTTATACAGGAATTCGCGTAAAATATTGGCGCGTCCCCGCGTACTTTTGTCTTCATCGCGGGTAGCCATAAAAGTAGGGCAGAGGGTACCCCCTACGAGTTCACTTTTGCGGCAGTCGCCCGATCCGTTACATTTTTCTATGCTTCGGAAATAGCCTTTATTATTCGAAAAATCGAAAACTGTTTCGGGCTCTGGAATTGGTTTGCCGGGTATTACCCGCAGGTTTTCGGTTATTGGTGGCGTATCAACAATTTTTCCGGGATTAAATATATTTTCCGGGTCCCAGCTTCTTTTTACTGATTTTACAAGTTCGTAGCATTGTTCTCCCAACATAAACGGGATAAACTTTCCTCTAACGCGGCCATCGCCGTGTTCTCCACTCATCGATCCCTTGTATTTTTTTACCAATTTGGCAGTTTCGTTCATCAAGGTATCAAAAATCTCAACATCCTTCGGATCTTTAAAATTAATTAGCGGGCGGAAATGAATTTCGCCGGTAGCAATGTGCGCATAAAATACGCTGTCCAAGCCTAGTTTTTTCAGAACAACTTTTATGTCGGCAACATAATCGGGCAGGTATTCAGGGTGTACGGCAGTGTCTTCAATTCCGGGGACACCTTTTCTATCACCAGGTATATTCGATAATAATCCTAAGCCGGCGGTACGCAAGGCCCACACCCGTTTTATTTTATCCGCACCAGTTACCAGCGGGTAATGATAGCCTAATCCTGCAGCTTTTAGTTCATTTTCAAGGGCTTCGGCGGTTTCCTTTAATTCTGTTTCAGTTTCAAAAGAAAACTCAATCATCAGCATTGCTCCGGGATCTCCTTCTACGAAAAAGCGGTTTTTGGTTTGTTCTATATTTTGTTTAGCCGCTTGCATTACCGGATCGTCCATTAACTCAATGGCTGTAGGGTTGTATTTTAGGGCAATCAGGTTCGCCTGCAACGATTCTTCCAGCGTTTCGAAATGCGCACATACCAAGCCTTTAAATTTTGGTGGAAGAGGAATTACATTGAGTTTTATTTTAGTGGAAAAGGCCAGGGTACCTTCAGAGCCGGCCAACAGTTTACAAAAATTGAATTTTTTGCCGTTTTGGGTAAACGGATCAGTATGAACCAATTCATCAATGGCATAGCCCATGTTGCGCCGGGTTAGTTTAGGGTCGGGAAAATTGTTTCGTATTTCTTTCTGATTAGCAGTGTTGGAAAGCAGCTCATTAATTTTGGAGTAAATGGCCGTTTCCATTGGGTTGGAATTATCGCTTATTTTTTGCTGAAACTCCTCTGTGGTGAGCGCTTTAAAAGTGGTTTCCGAGCCATCAGAAAGTATAGCATCAACCTCCAAAACGTGTTCACGAACACTTCCGTAGGCTAAGGAGTGCAATCCGCATGAATTGTTTCCTAACATTCCGCCAAGCACACAACGGTTAGCAGTTGAGGTTTCAGGGCCAAATTGTAAACCGTGTCTGGCCAAAAACAAGTTGAGTTCGGCCAGCACAACTCCCGGTTCTACAATAACGTATTGTTCTTGCCGGTTGAATTCCAGAATTCTATTCATGTATTTCGACACGTCTACCACAATTCCATTTCCAACCACTTGCCCGGCCAGGGAGGTGCCGGCACCTCGAGGAATGATGTTGGTTTTATTTTCTTTTGCAAAGGCGATGATCTTCTTGACATCATCTGCATTTTTGGGTTTGGTAACAGCCAATGGCAGCTCCTTGTATTGCGATGCATCAGTTGAATAGAGTACGCGTTGTACCTTGTCGATAAAAAGGTCGCCGCAAAGTTGGGCTTTAAGTTGGTTGAATTTGTCAATAGGTATCATATCGGTTGCAAAAAAACAAATTTAGCAATACTTTATAATTTGTAATACAAATTAGTTAAGGAGGTATTTTTTTAGTTTGGTGCTTTATTCAGCTTTTGCCGATTTGAAATCCAGGAGGATTTTTATATTTTTTTCCGGATCTTTTGCTAAAACTTCAAAGCCATTTTGTGTTTCAGAGCCATGTAATATTTTTGAGATTAAGGCCTCAGGTTTTAACCTGTTATTTGTTAAATGCTCAATGGCTTCCGCAAATTCTCCATGGCTTACCCGCGATGTCAGAATTGTTCCTTCTTTCCAAATCAATTCTTTAAAAACCACCGCTGCCGGTTCGGCACCCAGGCCCAAAACACAAACTTTTCCACCGCCAACAATTGAGCTAATGCAACCAACTACCGGATTTACAGTGTTCTCAGCTTCTTCAGGATGACCGACAGCTTCAAAAGCAATATCAACTCCCTTTCCATCGGTTTCTTTTTTTATACGTTCTACCGGGTTTTCTTTTGAAGCATTAATGGCAATAACATTGTTGTAGTATTTTGGGCCAATGGCTAATCGTTCTTCCAGTATGTCAACCATAAATACAGTATTGTTGGTAACTGTTCTAACAGCTTGCAGTATGCATAAACCTACTTTCCCCGAGCCCCAAATTACAATACTGTCGTTTTCCTGCACATTGGCGCGGTTTTTAGCGTGGCAGCCAATACTTAAAACTTCAATAAGCGCTACGTGTTCATCGGGAATAGACGCTGGTACTTTGTATAACATGCTGGGAGGTAGGGAAATGTATTCGCAGAATCCACCGTCCATATCAATGCCAATTAGTTTTAAGCTGGTGCATGCCGGATAATGTCCTTTTAAACAGGCAGGGCATTTTCCGCACCAGATGATTGGGTCGGGTGCAACTTTGTCGCCAACTTCCCAGCCATTCACATCTTTTCCCACTTCCACCACAACACCGCCAAACTCATGTCCCATAATTAAGGGAAGCTTTGTACGCGGGTGAAACTCACCAGTGTGAATGTGTTGATCGCTGCCACATATGCAGCCATATGTTACTTTAATTAACACTTCGCCTGATTTGCAGCTCGGTTTATTAACTTCTTTCCATTCTACCCGGTTGTATTTGGTAAGTACAGCAGCTTTCATAAGTATAGGTTTAAATTTTGATTTTAAAGATAATGGAAAAGCTTTATTTCTGAGGGATTTAATGCAATATCTTAGAATTTGAGAAATGACCGGCTTGTTCTATTTATTCTTTTATCCAAGCATAATGCTTTGTAAATTATAAAAAGCGCCAGCTGGAAATGGTACATTCTTTTTATAGAAAGAATATGGAAATAGTATTGTTGGTATTTAACCCTCAGTTGTTGAGGCAGTGGGGGGTTAATTACAAAACTAAACAATTCCAACTTCGGTAAACGGTAATTTGCGCAAACGAATACCGCTGGCGTTGAAAATGGCATTGGCCAGGGCCGGAGCTGTTGGAGGAAATCCCGGTTCTCCGATTCCGCCCGGAGCGTGTTCATTTTTCATTATCTGTACTTCAATTTCCGGCGTTTCATTAATTCGCAGTAATTCGTATTTATCAAAATTATTGTTTTGCACTTTTCCACCACTTATTTTTATTCCACCTTTGTATGCAGCGGTTAATCCCATTATAATGCTGCCTTCAATTTGAGCTTCAATGGTATCGGGGTTTATGGTTTGTCCACAATCAATGGCGGCATCAACTTTCACAATTTTCACCCCTGCCCCCGATTTTTTTACCGTTACCACTTGCGCACAGTACGAGGCAAATACATGGGCAAATGCCACTCCTTTATATTCGCCCGGAGTAGGATTGTCCCAATTCGATTGTTTGCGTATGGTCTCCAGCAATGAAATAGCGCGTTCATCATCCATGTATTTTATTCTGAAATTCATAGGGTCTTCGCCTGCGTGAATGGCTACCTCATCAACAAAACTTTCGTTTACAAAGCAGTTGGTTGACGAATAAACCGAGCGCCAGTACCAGATGGGTATTGGCAGTTGAACCGAAGTTCCGGCCTGGGTGTAATTGGCAAAATTGTACCCCCAATAGGCGCCCTCGTATGTGCCTCCACCAATACGGCTTAAATCGGCGCCTGGATTTTGGTGACCAATAATCTGGGCAATAATATGGTTTGAAAAAGAAGTTAGTTTTTTATTTTTATCAAAACCTGCATTAAAAACATTTAAAGTTGCCGGACGAAATGGACCGGCATTGGTATCATCTTCGCGGCTCCACACCACTTTAACGGGCCGTTTTGTTTCAGCAGATAAAAGGGCTGCTTCAGCTGCAAAATCCTGCAGCGAACGGCGTCCGAATCCTCCCCCTAAAAAAGTAACATTTACAGTTATGTTTTCTTCCGGAATTCCGGTAATTCTTGAAATGTCGGTTCGGGCCCGCTGGCCGTTTTGTGTGGGTAGCCAGGCTTCAACAGTGCCATCAGCTTTAACCCAAACAGTAGCATTCATTGGTTCCATAGGCGAATGGGCTTCGTAAGGGCATTCGTATTCGGCTGTAATAAAATCAACCGCGCTCGAAAGCAGCTGCTTATCTTCGTTTTTAAGACGTTGGGCTGTAGGCTTTATTGTTTTTTCCTGATGAAAACGTTCGAAAACTTTATCATTGTCAAATGCTTCAGGAATGGCTCTCCAGGTTATCGTCAGTTGTTTCCGGGCTTTAAAAGCCGTAAAGTAATCATCCGACATAATTGCTACTCCTTCGCGTGGTTTTCCAAATAATTCAGTTTTTAAGATTACTGTTGAAATAACTCCGGGAAGGGCTTCCACCTCGTCCTTGTTATATGACTCAACGGCTCCAAAAAAGTATGGTGTTCTTTCAACTGAAGCGTATAGCATGTTTTCCACTTCAATGTCAAGCCCAAAAACTGCTGCTCCGTTTACTTTCATCGGAATATCCTGGCGCAAAGTGGGTTTGCCAAGAATCGAAAAATCAGCACTTTTTTTAAGCTCAACATTTTCCGGAACTTCTAATTGTGCTGCATCGAGCACCAAATCGCCATAGGCCAGCTGTTCTTTGGAGTTTTTGCGCAAAACAATTCCATTTTCAACCCAACAATCGGCAATTGGACAGCCCCATTTATTGGCCGCAGCCTGCATTAGCATATGTTTGCCGCTGGCACCTATTTTACGTAATTCGGTGTATCCCCGGCGCACACTGGTACTGCCACCAATTCCCTGGTTACCGTATTTTTCTTTATCGGCAACCGATTGTACAATTTTTATTTTATTGATGTCTACTTCAAGTTCCTCGGCAATAATCATTGGAATGGCCTGGTATACGCCTTGCCCAAGTTCCGGTTTATGATTCAGAATTGTAACTATTCCATTAGTATCGATAAAAACAAAGTGGTTGAGTTCAACATCATCAGCACTGGCAGTTGTAACTTTGTTTTCAGAACCGGTACACCCCAACATTAAGCCAAGTCCGGTAGCACCAGTTAGTTGTAAAAATTCTCGTCGCTTCATCTTCTAAATTTTTTTTGTTTTATGGTGCTATGATTTTAATTCTTCTCCTGCATTTTTTATGGCTTTTTTTATACGAGGGTAAGTGCCGCAACGGCACAAAACTGCAGTCATTGCTGTGTCAATTTCGGCATCTGATGGCGTAGGGTTTTGATTTAGCAAAGATACAGCTGTTAAAATCTGCCCACTTTGGCAATAGCCACATTGCGGAACCTGAACCTCTGTCCAGGCTTTTTGAACGGTTTTCAGGTGTTTATAATCTTCCGACTCGATAGTGGTAATTTTTACATCGGGCGTAACCGTTGCAACGGCTATGGTGCACGATTTTATCGGGAATCCGTTAAAAAGTACAGTGCAAACACCACAATGGGCTGCCCCGCATCCAAACTTTGTTCCTTTTAATCCTACCTTATCGCGAATAACCCAAAGAAGCGGGGTATCGGGTTCGGCCTCTACTGCGTACATTTTGCTGTTAATGTTTAACTTAAATTGTGCCATATGCTTTTAAAAATTATTGAGTAAACAGGTTGAACTGTCGGGATTGTATTCTTCCATTGGAGCCTCACTCACTGCATCGTGAATACGGGTGGTTTTTTGTGAAAGGGGCGTTGCATTTTTACCCGAAAAACAGGCCTGAATTTCGGCGATTATACTTAAGGCAATTTCTGTAGGATTATCACTGCCAATATCAAGCCCAATGGGGTAATGCAATTTTGTTTTATCGTATTGTATG
Above is a genomic segment from uncultured Draconibacterium sp. containing:
- a CDS encoding FAD-linked oxidase C-terminal domain-containing protein — its product is MIPIDKFNQLKAQLCGDLFIDKVQRVLYSTDASQYKELPLAVTKPKNADDVKKIIAFAKENKTNIIPRGAGTSLAGQVVGNGIVVDVSKYMNRILEFNRQEQYVIVEPGVVLAELNLFLARHGLQFGPETSTANRCVLGGMLGNNSCGLHSLAYGSVREHVLEVDAILSDGSETTFKALTTEEFQQKISDNSNPMETAIYSKINELLSNTANQKEIRNNFPDPKLTRRNMGYAIDELVHTDPFTQNGKKFNFCKLLAGSEGTLAFSTKIKLNVIPLPPKFKGLVCAHFETLEESLQANLIALKYNPTAIELMDDPVMQAAKQNIEQTKNRFFVEGDPGAMLMIEFSFETETELKETAEALENELKAAGLGYHYPLVTGADKIKRVWALRTAGLGLLSNIPGDRKGVPGIEDTAVHPEYLPDYVADIKVVLKKLGLDSVFYAHIATGEIHFRPLINFKDPKDVEIFDTLMNETAKLVKKYKGSMSGEHGDGRVRGKFIPFMLGEQCYELVKSVKRSWDPENIFNPGKIVDTPPITENLRVIPGKPIPEPETVFDFSNNKGYFRSIEKCNGSGDCRKSELVGGTLCPTFMATRDEDKSTRGRANILREFLYNNEKEKLFDQKEIYDILSLCIACKACKSECPSNVDMAKLKAEFLQNYYDIHGIPLRSKLIAYLPRLNKLAMAFRPVSNFIMNTSLLKSSIGFSTKRNVPSLSKLTLNKWIGKGIPQPDKPKIGTIYLFNDEFTNYNESDIGIKAILLLTKLGYEVKIPITKESGRTFLSKGLVRTSKKVATENINILKDVITDEKPLVGIEPSAILAFRDEYPELVDKELQPAAKILAKNALLFEEFISAEIEKGNIKEETFTTEEQHILLHGHCQQKAVASTEPSKKMLSLPKNYFVREIPSGCCGMAGSFGYEKEHYELSMQIGELVLFPAVREAKNDYIISAPGTSCRHHIKDGTGRTALHPVEVLYGALKQL
- a CDS encoding alcohol dehydrogenase catalytic domain-containing protein; amino-acid sequence: MKAAVLTKYNRVEWKEVNKPSCKSGEVLIKVTYGCICGSDQHIHTGEFHPRTKLPLIMGHEFGGVVVEVGKDVNGWEVGDKVAPDPIIWCGKCPACLKGHYPACTSLKLIGIDMDGGFCEYISLPPSMLYKVPASIPDEHVALIEVLSIGCHAKNRANVQENDSIVIWGSGKVGLCILQAVRTVTNNTVFMVDILEERLAIGPKYYNNVIAINASKENPVERIKKETDGKGVDIAFEAVGHPEEAENTVNPVVGCISSIVGGGKVCVLGLGAEPAAVVFKELIWKEGTILTSRVSHGEFAEAIEHLTNNRLKPEALISKILHGSETQNGFEVLAKDPEKNIKILLDFKSAKAE
- a CDS encoding molybdopterin cofactor-binding domain-containing protein, with protein sequence MKRREFLQLTGATGLGLMLGCTGSENKVTTASADDVELNHFVFIDTNGIVTILNHKPELGQGVYQAIPMIIAEELEVDINKIKIVQSVADKEKYGNQGIGGSTSVRRGYTELRKIGASGKHMLMQAAANKWGCPIADCWVENGIVLRKNSKEQLAYGDLVLDAAQLEVPENVELKKSADFSILGKPTLRQDIPMKVNGAAVFGLDIEVENMLYASVERTPYFFGAVESYNKDEVEALPGVISTVILKTELFGKPREGVAIMSDDYFTAFKARKQLTITWRAIPEAFDNDKVFERFHQEKTIKPTAQRLKNEDKQLLSSAVDFITAEYECPYEAHSPMEPMNATVWVKADGTVEAWLPTQNGQRARTDISRITGIPEENITVNVTFLGGGFGRRSLQDFAAEAALLSAETKRPVKVVWSREDDTNAGPFRPATLNVFNAGFDKNKKLTSFSNHIIAQIIGHQNPGADLSRIGGGTYEGAYWGYNFANYTQAGTSVQLPIPIWYWRSVYSSTNCFVNESFVDEVAIHAGEDPMNFRIKYMDDERAISLLETIRKQSNWDNPTPGEYKGVAFAHVFASYCAQVVTVKKSGAGVKIVKVDAAIDCGQTINPDTIEAQIEGSIIMGLTAAYKGGIKISGGKVQNNNFDKYELLRINETPEIEVQIMKNEHAPGGIGEPGFPPTAPALANAIFNASGIRLRKLPFTEVGIV
- a CDS encoding (2Fe-2S)-binding protein, translated to MAQFKLNINSKMYAVEAEPDTPLLWVIRDKVGLKGTKFGCGAAHCGVCTVLFNGFPIKSCTIAVATVTPDVKITTIESEDYKHLKTVQKAWTEVQVPQCGYCQSGQILTAVSLLNQNPTPSDAEIDTAMTAVLCRCGTYPRIKKAIKNAGEELKS